The genomic stretch tcctatctctGATGCTGGCCCTGTGCACAACACTACATTAATGCCCTCACATAGCACCTACTAATGTGAAGGGCCTTTGCACTGGAAAACTTTGTGATTGGTCATTCCCAGTGCAACTCACCTTCTGTCTTATCTATTTACAACTCTCCAGTTGACTGATTATTCCAGGTGTGaaagcttctttctctttttttcttcattgtccagataTGCATCAAACACAGATAAAGAAATGGTGTTGCTAAAAATGGTTGCTGACAGTGGTCAAGAAATAGGAATGTTGAGGTAAGGATTCTCAAAGTGCCACTGAAAAGAAGATGAGAAAAGAATGCACCATTTCACAATGCATTTCTTCATTCCATGTTTTAATAAAAGTACGGGAAATACAATTAAAGGAGGTAATTGAGACTTGGGTGTGCTTTTTTTGCAGTGAGATATAGAATGGGGAAGGgaccacaaaatggaagaaagaataaTTAGATTGGATTGGACTGATGTCTCCCTTTTCTTCTAAAATGAAACTCAAGGTGCACTGAGCTGAATCATTTCTGGTGGGGAAAATGAATTAGATCACTTTAAAAgattatattttaacattaaaattCTTAACTTACATATGTCTATTAAGAAGTAGGCCCCATTGAATTCAGCAACTCCCAGATAAGCAGAAATCTATAAGTAGACAGTTATCTAACCCATATTTTTATCTTCTGATTCTTTTTACTAGCTGGTTTGCAGTTCATCCAGTCAGTATGAACAATACCAATTGCCTTACAAGTAGTGACAATGTTGGTTATGCAGCTTATCTTTTTGAACAAGAGAAGAATGAAGGATACTTGACAGGAAAGGTGTGAGCAATTTATGGTAATCATCCTAACATGtcatagaatcggagagttggaagggaccatgcAGGCCATCTACTCAAACCCCCAAAGATTTTACCAATGCCTTGCTTTAATATGTTGCACCGTTTGAACCCATGCTGTCAGTATTTCTGATGTTAGCAATACATTACAAAATAGTAACTTCTAACTGCAGGGAATAATTAAGCATCATTTAATTGTAGTAGGCATCATATCctctgctgtttaaaaaaaaatccctcatgaGAACCATTtgatatttcccatttttttttctttctgttgtttctCCCAAACAGAATTCCAGCCCAAAAATTATGGccaaattctccccccccccaaaaaaaaaacaaccccacaaaaaaccattggTTACAAGCCAGCTAAAGCTAAACATTTTTGGTGCTATGCGTCTGGTTGAAACTGTAAAGAAATGTCAtctctcccattgaaatcaatggagtaTAGCAACACTTAGCTTTAGCTAAGTGCCCTAAATGTTTACATTAAAAATCTACCCCAGCTCCAAGTATCATTTAGCTTGAAAACAGGAGAGGTAAAAGCCATTTTTCACACAATGAGTGAAAGATGATAAAGAATGATCTCTGACATTTGTTCAAATAATCTCTTGCTGAAATTTGCCCTGGAGGATGAGAGACTGTGTGTTAAATATGCTTTCCTGTGATGTTGTAGACTCAGGACCTATGTAGTTAAGCTGCTTGGACCTTTGGCTAGCAAGCACAACTGCATCATTTTTCCTTACTTTCTGCCTCCCCCTGCACTTGGCTGCAGTAGCTGTACAGGGCAAAATTAGTGTCCCCAGCAACCACATATTGCTATGAGCTATCCCTGTTGTAATGCAGAACATATTAGGATGGCTTGGTCTTGAAATGGACAATTAAAATCCATTAGGTTTGCAAAAGACATGCTGCCGATGAACATGAAAGCTGCTTGAAATGATGTTTTGACATGGAGCAATGCAGATGTATATGTTTCTGGGCTCTCCTGGGCAGCATGGCTATAGGAACTATCATTTCAGAATTTGTCACCATAACTTTAATATTATGTGAGGcatatataatgaatttacatcCATAAAGCTACAATCATTTTCCATGAAGCAAAGAAGTAGGTTTAGAACAGAAAGTTAGTGATATCACTGACATGACTGCCTTCCTCTTTCAGGGGCCGTATGTAGCAGCTTTTGCATCCTCTAACTTAGGAGATGTATCTCCCAACGTAAAGGGTCCGCACTGCATAAACACAGGGGATTCATGTGAAAATCTCAACAATTACTGTCCCATAGGTGGGGTAAGTATTACATCTAGATCAAAGGTTTGACCTCTGTGCTTTTGAAACCATAGGGATTCTACTGCCTCCATCTCATCCAAGAagacatccatggattctgcttttctttttccaccttTCTTTATTAGTGGTTTTTCTCTTCTCCCATTCTATGGTGCTCATTCAGCCTGTACCTCTCTTCACCTTTCCTCCCCAATACATGGCAGGGAACAGGAATatattctgtctgtctgtttccttCATTCCCGCTCTGCTATTTGAAAAATTCTGGTCCCTGAAGACGGACTGCGAATATGGAGATGTCTGAGGCACTGTGAAAAAATTAATCTCTCAGGCCTGTCTCTGGTCTTCTCTCCAGAGAAGATATGGGATACCTAAGAAATATGCTACTTCTGGTTACAGGTagattttaaatctttaaaataaaattatattaattttGTAATCTATTTTAAACTTGACAGATGTATACTTAGAGTTTACTTGGCATATATCCCAGACGTATATGGTACCTCTGTACATGTgcatgcactctctctctctctctctctctctctctctcacacacacacacacacacacacaaacacacactttttttcACTGGTATAGATTCATGTTTTTTGAGTACTGAAAAACtgtgacaagaagaatcctggactgacaagaatcttcacagttcaggagtTATTCTCTGCAagattcacacatggttgttttgcacagaaatcagcattttctgtgcagaaacagtCTGttatgtgtggaaaataatatttcaatgcagaaatattaattcctgtgcagttTTCTTTGCAAACCAGCCATGTGTGAATTATACACAGACTAAATCCTGAATTATAACATTTACCACACAGAAAACCATTCTCTGCTCCAGAATTAATATTCGTGCACTGAAATACTATTTTCCAGACAAAAGAGGCTGTTTGCTTTGCAGAAAATtggtttctgtgcaaaataacatGGAATTTCCCCTCCAGAATCAGTTacaaattgcaaatagcctttgaaaacagtgtagcttttgaagactttctcaaatgaaaaaaaaaaatagctgaaattacttgttgctacctttgagaagaaacttagtgaagaattacaaccCTATGAAATAGAGATGGACAAGGAAGGAATGTGACATTGTTTCAGTTATGCAGTTCTAGGGCAatgaagctaggagaggctgctcaAGTCTTTATGGTTCTGGGGGAAGCAGAAGTGAAATAATCATCATGCAAGTATTCTGGTAGATAGTCACTGTTCCAGTTTTATGGAAGAAAGAATATCATTTTCAAGAGAGTAGAAGATCCCTAGATGGTGGAAATGATGGAGCTGGAGGTGTAAAGAATCATAGGCAGGAGACATATATTTTGATgtaagaagggagggaaggagcttCTTGTAAATTAATATTCcttattttatttccaaaaataaataaataaataaaaaccatatAGCATATTATTTTTGGATTGGCTGGGGAGAAAATGTAACCTCTCCATGTTCTGACATACAATAACATAGCTTACAAAATGTTCTCATTGCATTTTTATTACTTTGAGCCAGAATGTAATAAAATTGTTCTTAGGACCAATTCTCATGTTATTACAGCATCGTGAAAGTTGATGTTGTTCGGGAAATGTGTGAGACTTCTTAAATAGGACAGATTCATAGAATTAGAAAGGAGGCAGCCATCATAAAAACTGAGTATAGCCACTTTTGCTTCTCTTTATTAAAGTGTGTAACTGTAACCAATTGCTTACTTTCCCGTTTTCATTTGTTCTTCTACCATTCACCTCAGGCCCAGATGTGTATAGCTAAAGGTCCTGGGAGAGACATGTTTGAGAGCACCAAAATAATTGGGAGAAACATCTACTTGAAAGCAAAGGTACAGTTTCTGACTTCACTTGTATAAGTAGATTCAAATGgtttgatgtatttttattgttgtttctttgttttaaacaaGTGCTCATCTTGATatttgataaagaaaaaaaatgttctggaTATTAGTTCCcactaataaataaatgaatacatatatatttctttAGATTTCTTTTCCCAGTCCATGCCAGCTTGAGTCAGAAGCAATCTATCTATTATTTAAGCATTGCTTCAGTTATCATTGTTGTTTTATCACTATGGATTCATGCTATTGTTCATGATTCTCGGGCACActatattttgtgttttgtataGTGAAAACTTCTTCTCAAGGGCTTGACCCTAAAAGGCTGCCAAAAATGATTTGTATAAATAAGGATTAATATGGatatttaagaaagaaaagtaagTCTATTCCTGAGACTGGCAAGAGATACATTTatcttggatttctttttttcctccagtaCCACTTCTTATGTGGGCAATTTTCTAACTTTCACTTACTATTAAGGAAAATGGGCTGCATAAAAGATAATGTCAGAAGAGAGGCTAAAACAAAAAATGCTGCCAGTGATGACAATTCCTTCTCTGTGCCAAATGAATAACATGTCTGGAACCAGGGCCAGCTATAACATGAAACAGAATGAGGCAGCTATAGAAGAGCAGATACTAAGGGATGCCATATGGGCTGTCCAGAACCTCAGATTTATCCTGTTGGTAGATGCAGCAGAGGATCCATTCTATGTTGTCACCATTTCTGAAGTTAGATTTCACAGCCACTCTGGCcagcttttgtacatggaatggtTGGCAGGGGAAGGTGCCATCTTGTCTTTCACCTCAGACAATGAACTGTCTTGAGCCAGCTCTTGCTGGGCCCCCAAGGTCTCAGGAGCTCAAGATTGCTTCATGTTTCTCCATCCTTTTCTGCCCTAAACAACAGTGGATGGTGTCTTGTCTTGGAGACCAGCCAGGTACAAAGTGCTCGGCAAAGGCCATTAGAGACAAGACAGTAGCAGACTCATTTGTATACAGAAACTTACTAGCCAGTCTAAGTGTTCAGGCATTCCAAATGAGCATGAAAGCATACATTCAAGGGAGTATGTGGTAGTGTGGTCAATTTACTATGCAAGGTCCAAGGTTCTTTGGAAACACAAGCCAGGAATCAAGAGACGAGAGTGTTGCTACCTCCTACATAGTTGGTTGTCAGCAACAACCTCCCAAGGGTGTTACTGTATTATTTATGGACTGGCAGCCTCTTGCAGCTGTTGTCTGATTAATAAGCATCTCCTATATAAATGCTCTGAGCATCTCaaaccttccttctctcctctacATTCCATTACGGTACGTATTATCAAGTCCATGCCTATGTGCTGCGGCTGCTGAGGAGGGTTATTCTCTCAAGCACTGGTatgtcctcctctccttctctttctctgtctaaaTCATAGCCTGCACAAGGCACATCCCCCTGACCTTCTGCTTCACTGTCTGTGTCAGAGTCTGAATGAGTCACACACCCCTGTCCATTTCCCTGTCTGTGTCAGATTCCAAACCTGGGAACAAGGCATGACAGATGCAGTGGAGCCACTGAAGATTGAAAGAACCAGACTGAAGCTACATTTCAAATGACTATCATTTGCATTTCAGGAACTATATAACACAGCCTATGAAGAGATAAATGGTCCCATTAGTTCAGCTCATCAGTGGGTGGACATGACTAATGTTACTGTTCAACTCAATGCCACACATACGGTAAAGTACATTCAGTGCTATATTTTAGGTAGGAATAACAACATACAAGTACATAAAATGCATAACTTAACTTTTCAACATGCTTTCCTAAAGGGTAAAACATGCAAACCAGCCTTGGGGTACAGCTTTGCTGCAGGCACCATGGATGGGCCAGGGATGTTCAATTTCACTCAAGGCAAGTGGAGATAAGTACTTCCAGGTTATATTTGGTATTGTTAGTGCTGAATATATGTATTATTTAATCTTCAGTATTGACCTTGAAATCTGCTGATGTGATTCATATGCCAAGAGGACACCTGGAAACAAATCCAAGTTCAGTATATCTTCCAGGCTGCattcacatggcagaaataatccagtgtctgttggcacaacaaactacaattcccagaattccatagccatggcagttaaactggtgtcaaaccagattatttgtgcagtgcggatgtagccttAATTACCAGTTGTCTGACCTCCAGCTACTTCTTCCTAAGACCAGACCCAGGTTCTTGATTCTCTGGGTCTAAGGTGCTTATCACACACTGCTGCCATACAATTATAGTAGTGGATTAATCTCACTTCTCCCTTAACCTTATTACACAATGTTGCTGTGTCCCCAGTGTTGTTGTGCTGCAATATTGTTTGGAATTTGGGGGGTTTTTTCATGCTGATAATAATCTATTAATAACTTCCTTTCCCACTATGGTGAAAAGCAAGTTAGGGTCCTGTCTCATTTTGCTTCATTGCAAGAATGTGGTGTGGATGTGGTCTGGTTGCCCTCCCTTGTGGATTATCAAAGAAATTTCCAGTAGGGAAGCCTCAAATGACTGCTTGAGCTGAGAGGAAAAGACTTCCCAAGAGAAGTCTTCTTTGCCTGTATTATATGCTCTATGTTCTTGAAACCCTTTTGAGATGCTCcccctatttttaaaatatataaatagattGCTGTTGTGGCACAATAACTGTTAACATTTGGAAGTCACTATTCAGACATGTTTACTGCACGTGATGTTTCCAAAGATCACTCTGCTGCTTTCCTGCTGTGCTGTGCACCACATTGTTacgtttttaaaatattttttaattgttagtGAATTATTAAAGTTATTAATTTAATAGTTCTGTGACATCATGCTCTAATAGTGctattatggattttttaaaaaaaataaaggaaataaatcatAAGGCAGGGCAAACATGGTGTTGGCAAATGATATTGGTGCTGAAGAAACTTGTGGTGCagaaggtcactaaaatgagtacccagcttgttgggggcaattagcttacaattgtaaaccgcttagagactgcttagtgctgtatgaagcagtatatacagtaaatgaagctgctattgctattgccaaaAAGAAAACAGGCTGGGGGAGGGAGTTATAATTGTGACAATAGTGCTACTTAACTAAATAGCTGATGTAGAACACTGGCCATAACATTTAAACAatgaataaaacaacacaaaataaaaacaagataaaatcagTAACAATGGTCCATTAATAACCTTCTTTGGCTTAAAAATCAACACTCACCAACAGTACAAACTAGTAATTACCACTATAAATGTTTCCCAAAGACAAAGGGACTTCAGCATGACAGTATTACTGTTTTTGAGGCAACAAATTTTAATGGCATATTCTTCATTCAAAATTTCATTTAAAGATTTtagcatatgcatttttaaagtgtccATCTGCTAGAACTACCATAGGCTTTCCCCACTATTAATACTTCATCTCATATACTAAAGGATAGGAAGCATTCTATTGATGTGCATTTGTCAACAGGCATGatagaaggagatccattctgggaTGCTGTTCGTAATGCATTTCTGATTCAACCATCTAAGGAAATAGAAGAATGCCACAAACCTAAACCTATTCTCTTTCCGACAGGACAGGTATGAAACATTTACTCTCACTTCCAGGGGTATATTTATTTCAGCTCTAATGGGGAGGTTGCTTGCTGGTAGACTGTCAGCAAACTGGCAAAGAACACTTGGAGTTTAagctttctttttaattagatcCCAATATATAGTTGCATTTATTGAATAGAAAGCAAAATGTGTATTTGGAGTCATCATgcagaggtttgttttttttcttgtgtgCCCTTAAATTAGAAGTAAGcaactatggtcctccagatgttggatcccaactcccatcagccccagccagcatgacctgCAGTCAGTGGTTATGGATGGATCTGCAAAGCCAATGGTCCTTTACCCATGCCTTAAATGATGATAGGCCATCTCCTTATAACCCTCTAATCATTGTTGTTGaacatcttcaagtcattttttttactaatggcaacccttaggcatccatatcatggagttttcctggcaagatttgttcagagagggtttgccattggctttctctgaggctgagagaatgtaacttgcccaaggactgagcagggatttgaaccctggtctgctggAGTCCTAATGCAATACTAAAATTATGCTTAAATTACTTTCCCTTAATAATCAGTCACAAGCTCCTTGGGGAACACTGATGAGGAAGAACGTGGCTATATTTTTAAacaactactttaaaaaaaagactaaaataggactttccttctttcttgaatTTCTTAAGCTTTCCAAACCTTATCCATGGCATCCAGAAATAATTGATATTCAAATCGTTACCATTGGATCTTTGGTAATAGTGGCTCTTCCAGGAGAGTTTACGTATGTATTCCGTTTCTGcacttatttatttttgcaaaacaaacaaatacatttgtCTATTTGTGCTGAATTTTCTGCTTATTAAGGAAAGGACTAGTTTTAGAACTGCTCTGGGTTTGCTCATTTGGGAATGGTATAAAGGAGAACTGGGGAAATAAAACAGGCCAGCAACAAACTAGTCAATGAAGGACAATTTAGTCCCTATTTTACTTTACAACACGCATAGGATCCAGTGGGCCCACCCCATCAAAAGTTAGTTATGACTGTGGCTGAAAAGCTGTGAACACTTCTCTGGGAGTAAGCTCTGTTGAACTCCCCTACAAACTACAATGGAACTATAATGTGTCCTAATTTAATTAGGAGCAGACTTGTGGTATATGTAGGGTCAGGATCACATCGACCTGGGTGGGGTGaagtgaggagaggagaggaggggaagaatcCCCACCATTCTCTCCAACCAATAACAAAGATAATGCAGTGGGAACACAAGGTGCAAAGCCAGCATTGCAGATTGAACCCACTCCTGCCTTCCCTATCTAAGGAACAATGACAAAGAGCAAAATTTATTCCTATCCAAAGCACTGGGTGGAGGAGCTCCAACTAGTTCTTTGGCCAAGGATCCAGTGCTTGTGGGAGTGGGCCTATACCCCTATGGCATCCAGACTGCAAAAGGCTATGAGGGGATCTGGCTCGCTCCACTGAAAATAGTCCCCCATCCTGTTCTTGTTAGTTTGCTTCAATAGGATTTACCTTCGTCAGAAGAAATATGCCATTTCTAATTTTTTGTGTAATGTGCAGGACTGACTTTGACTTTCTGTTAAACTAGTGACCTAAAAACCTAAAAGGGCTCCTGATAGCATTGAAGGAACTTCTATTGCTCATCAAACTGTAAGGAGGTACTAATaatactctctctttttttttggctCTCAGGACAATGGCTGGACGAAGACTACGTGAAGCAATAAAAAATGTAAGTTAGCAGCTCCAGAATTAGATGGGAATCACTAGACCACAGGGGTTGTTCTCTTAGAACGTTATCACATGAAGGCCTATGTGCTACCAACCCGAAAATGGTCAAACTGCTAGCATCCCAGAAAAACAAATCCGAATGGGGATGGTCATCATACACAAGCACAACTGAGCTTcagcccactcccaccatcttttaaagcattttagagGGAAGCAGGTGAAGGCCACAGCCCTTTTCTGCAAAAAAGTAGGTGTtcgaggaacagtggtgtcaccttccCATAGAGTGTCACTgctgtagtgatgccactgccacatCCTATCAATATTGCCTAAATAATCTTAGCAGTTCCTAATACTTCGGAGCTTGAGTGAACATCAGAGAGTATGTTAAcataatacagtacattaaatCCAAAGGGGTTTTCCGTTAGTTGAATAAATGGGAAGAGGAAATGCATGCCGAAACCTATTACTGTATTCTAATACATGTTTTAATCAGACCATGGAAACATGACTTCTGTgcactacaacttccaaaattccCCAGCTAATGTGGCCCATTGCTGTGGGCGTCAGGGAACCTTACTCCACAAAGTAGCTTCTCCAAGCTCtccctttcacaatacacagaACAAGTCTGCCTTCTCCCATACTAGTCCAGCCATCCATAGAGGTCATCACTTGAGGTCTTCTTCTGGGTAGCCCTACAATTTGAAACATGAGGGAAGTAGATGACCAGAGAGACAACCTTTTCAGTGGGGTTCCTCACTCTGAAATGCCCTTTGTGGTGAGGCCTGCCTGATGCTCACATTATCATCTTTTGGGTACCAGGTCAAAATGTTCTGTTCTCCAATTATTTTAGAATTTTAATTTTGGAGCagattttcaatttttattttgtgtgtaaaTAGTCTTTTACACctgtgttttgtatgtgtgtgtgtatatatatatatatattgttcaaTGTTTTTTATATTACACAGTATGCATATTGTTGACAGCATATGAACACAATGTTATGCTATGGGGCAAAATGGAAATTGTATACAAACCCGCCAAATGATTGACTGAAGAACTACCGTGCTTACTCTGAATTGGGAATGGTATTTCTACTAAATGCTGATTGGATTAACTGACTGTACACTCATTTCTTAGGAATTTGAAACTCACAGGACAACAGAAATGAATGTTATACTGTCAGGGCTGTGCAACATTTATACCCATTATATAACTACTTATGAAGAATATCAGGTACGTAAAATAACAGCACTGAGCCAACGGTTACTTTTAATATCCAATACATTTTTAATGTCCATCTTCCATTGAGATCACATACTTACTAAAATACTTGGTTTTCTGGAAAGTGAAAAATTATAATTAACTGCTCCCAAGACTAAATGTGGATCAGTTTGGAAGCCTAAAAtgctttttgtgtatgtgtgctgttTTTGACATCTCTATGGTCAGTCTAATGCCTAGTAATCTGTTTGGACCAGTTGATGCTGGATACTTCAAATGTTCCTGTATTTCTCCCCATAGGTCCAACGATATGAAGGAGCATCCACCATTTATGGACCACACACTCTTTCTGCTTATATCCAGTTATTCCGAGGCCTGGCCAAGGCTGTTGCTGAGGTAATAAAAAGGTGTGCAGATGCACAATTGAGAACTGGGACCCATAAGAGATTTCCGACTCCCTATTTAAATGGAATCAGAAGTGTGGCTACTTACTATTCCCTTTCAAAAAATAGTAGAATGATTGTGATTAGGCAACCTTGGTTTCTGAAGAACCTCCAATTTTTATTAAGATGGTGTTTTGGCATTGAAGAAGAATTTTTATGAACGTTTTGTATATTGTGCTTATTGATGTGTCTTAATTGTGCCataaacattttttaatgttttcattgtaCAAGATGATTCAAAAGGAATGGTGCAAAagcaaataagaacagctttacttttgcaccattctttttgattCACCCTGCCTTGAGTGCTATTTTTTGGCAAACAGACACCATGTGGGTTTAACAAATATAATTTTGAATTGTTGCTATAGGCCAGATGATAATAGCATACTTCCACTGCATGCTGCAGAAATTGGGACTTtatcccttttctctttcccctttagACCCCAGTTGCACTGAAAACCTACTCCAGAGGGTTTTCCAACTCAGAACAgccaacttcccccccccccccaatattctgTTATATGTACCCCCATGTTTTGTTCTGCCATGGAGTTGTTTCCTGTTACTCTATTACATGATTAAGATGAAATTGACCATTTTCATTTCAAAGGCACATTTTATTTCAGGGCACAGTGAGAGACTTACCAAAAATCCCAGCACCACCTATTTTCAATGTAACAAATCTGAACTTCCTACCTCTTATTATTGATGCAAAGCCATTTGGTTCTAAGTATGGTGATGTACTGCAAGATGTGCAGCCCAAATACCGAGTGGTAGGTATACTGTTGCTGCTTTATAATACTATACTACTTCATGCACTACATTTTCAATAGGAGATAATTTGTTCTGTTTCTTAAGGCATCCAGTATATGGCAGGTTGAGtatcttatctgaaatgcctgggaccagaagtgtttgggatttctgaTTCTCCCCCCTCCAAGTTTTTCATAAATAATGAGGTgtcctggagatgggacccaggtctaaacacaaaaataattttgtttcatatgcaccttatacacagcttgaaggtaattttatgcaatatagttaataattttatgcaagaAAGAAACTTTGCATACATTAAGCCATCAGAAAGTGAAGGTGTtgctatctcagctacccatgagaAAAGTTTTATATTTTGAAGCATTTTAGATGTTGATTTCAGATATAttaaactcaacctgtattactAAACTCTTTTTCCAAATGCTCATTGTCATATAGCCATTAAGCAACTATGGACTGGATATGTGAGGAGATAACATGGAAAATCAGTGTAGTGGAGAAGGAGAAGTATCCTGAAAGAGGTCTTCTCAGGCAACAACCTGGCC from Sceloporus undulatus isolate JIND9_A2432 ecotype Alabama chromosome 3, SceUnd_v1.1, whole genome shotgun sequence encodes the following:
- the ASAH2 gene encoding neutral ceramidase, which encodes MSKALSTAVRIAIAIILVVMLVAGAVTLLLLLFLPDSTKAVSLDGYLIGVGRADCTGPVAEVPFMGYASMDQNGAGMISRQYCRAFIIANPSNSTQRIVHLVAEIGMMSQRVRLEVIQQLKNRYGDLYRPDNVILSGTHTHSGPGGYFQYTIYMITSKGFIKPTRNAIVNGILESIEMAHQNMIKGRILINKGLVHNSQINRSPLSYLNNPESERLRYASNTDKEMVLLKMVADSGQEIGMLSWFAVHPVSMNNTNCLTSSDNVGYAAYLFEQEKNEGYLTGKGPYVAAFASSNLGDVSPNVKGPHCINTGDSCENLNNYCPIGGAQMCIAKGPGRDMFESTKIIGRNIYLKAKELYNTAYEEINGPISSAHQWVDMTNVTVQLNATHTGKTCKPALGYSFAAGTMDGPGMFNFTQGMIEGDPFWDAVRNAFLIQPSKEIEECHKPKPILFPTGQLSKPYPWHPEIIDIQIVTIGSLVIVALPGEFTTMAGRRLREAIKNEFETHRTTEMNVILSGLCNIYTHYITTYEEYQVQRYEGASTIYGPHTLSAYIQLFRGLAKAVAEGTVRDLPKIPAPPIFNVTNLNFLPLIIDAKPFGSKYGDVLQDVQPKYRVGEIAEVHFVGANPRNSAENMTTFTFLTVEKYDNTSESWKVLYDDASWDTRFIWQKGNLGRSTAIVEWNIPNNTESGTYRIQYFGHNKELLGSVHAFSGSSSQFEVSD